A window of Stenotrophomonas indicatrix genomic DNA:
GCCTTGCCACTGGCCAGTGCCGGCTTCGGTGCTTCGGGCTCGGCGGGGGCGCGGTGCGACGGCGTCACCGGCGGCTTGCTGGCCGGGGCGGCGGCCGCCGGGGCCGGCGCAGCGGCCTTGGCCGGCGCTTCAGCGGCGCCTTCGGTCTCCAGCAGCACGACGACCGCGCCTTCGGACAGCGTGTCGCCCAGCTTGACCTTGATTTCCTTGACCACGCCGGCTGCCGAGGACGGCACTTCCAGGGTCGCCTTGTCCGACTCCAGGGTCACCAGACCCTGGTCTTTCTTCACCGTATCGCCAACGGCGACCAGCACTTCGATCACCGGCACATCGCTGTAATCGCCGATGTCGGGAACCTTGATTTCAATCGTGGCCATGGTGGGTTTTCCTCGTGCCCGACCGGCGTGGCCGGCGGGCTGTCACTGCGTTTCGACAGGCGGCCGCGCCAGGGGCAGCGGCCGCACGGTGGGGGCGAAGCGGTGCCTTACAGCAGCACGCGGCGCATGTCGGCCAGCACCTGCGAGAGGTACGTGGTGAAGCGTGCGGCCAGGGCGCCATCGATGACGCGGTGGTCGTAGCTCAGCGACAGCGGCAGCATCAGCTTCGGTGCGAACTCCTTGCCATTCCAGACCGGCTGGATGGACGACTTGGAGACGCCGAGGATGGCCACTTCCGGCGCATTGACGATCGGAGTGAACGCGGTGCCGCCGATGCCGCCCAGCGAGCTGATCGAGAAGCAACCGCCGCTCATGTCGGCCGGGCCCAGCTTGCCGTCACGCGCCTTCTTGGCCAGCTCGCCGGTTTCCTGCGCGATCTGCACCACGCCCTTCTTGTCGACATCGCGGATGACCGGAACGACCAGGCCGTTCGGGGTATCGGCAGCGAAACCGATGTTGAAGTACTTCTTCAGGGTCAGGTTCTCGCCGCTGGCATCGAGCGAGGCGTTGAACTCCGGGAACTTCTTCAGCGCCGCGGCGCTGGCCTTGATCAGGAAGGCGAGCATGGTCAGCTTGATGCCGGCCTTCTCGTTCTCCTTGTTCAGCGCCACGCGCAGGCCTTCCAGGTCGGTGATGTCGGCCTGCTCGAACTGGGTGACGTGCGGGATCATCGCCCAGTTGCGGGCCAGGTTCGCACCGGAGATCTTCTTGATGCGCGACAGCGGCTGCACTTCAACGTCGCCGAACTTGCTGAAATCAACCTTCGGCCACGGCAGCAGGTTGAGGCCACCGCCGGCAGCCACGGTGCCACCGGCAGCTGCCGGAGCGCCGCCGCTGAGCGCGGCCTTGACGAACTTCTGCACGTCGGCCTTGGTGATGCGGCCGCCCTTCTCGCTGCCACTGACCTGCAGCAGGTCGACACCGAGCTCACGGGCAAACACGCGCACCACCGGCGATGCGTAGGGCACCTTGGCCGGCAGCACGCCATCGGCATTGAACTGCACCGGCGGGCTGGTCGGCGCGCCGGCCGAGGGGGCGCTGGCGATCTCGCGGGCGGCCAGCTTGTCCGGCTGGGCCGGCACGGCGACCGGCTCGACCTTGGTGGCGGTCTCGGCGGCGGCCGGGGCAGCAGCGGCGGCAGCCTTGCCCGGGGCCGGGGCGGCAGCGCCTTCGGCTTCGATGATGGCGACCACGTTGCCCTGCGACAGGTTGTCGCCGACCTTGACCTTGATCTCCTTGACCACGCCGGCGACCGACGACGGCACTTCCATGGTGGCCTTGTCGCTTTCCAGCGTGACCAGGCCCTGGTCCTTCTTCACCGTATCGCCCACGGCGACCAGCACTTCGATGACCGGAATGCCGCTGTAATCGCCGATATCCGGCACCAGGGCTTCCACCGCGCCGCCGCTGGCAGCGGGGGCGGCAGCAGCGGCCGGAGCGGGAGCGGCCTGGGTGGCAGCGGCCGGAGCAGCGGCCTTGGCCGGTGCGGGCGCAGCGGCGGGTGCAGCAGCAGCGGCCGGCTGGGCAGCCTCGCCGTCGGCCACTTCGATCAGTGCCACGACCTTGCCTTCGGACAGGCTGTCGCCCAGCTTGACCTTGATTTCCTTGACCACGCCGGCCACCGAGGACGGCACCTCCATGGTCGCTTTATCGCTTTCCAGCGTGACCAGGCCCTGGTCCTTCTTCACCGTATCGCCGACGGCAACAAGCACCTCGATTACCGGGATATCGCTGTAGTCACCGATATCGGGGACACGTGCTTCCTTGATTTCGGCCATGGGGAGAACTCCGGCAATCTGGTGTAGGGAAACGTCTATTGTGCGGCCAGCGGGAGCCAGCGCCAACCGTTACAGGTGTTTTCAGTACGCACGCAGCCGGGACACGCTGTTGCTCATGGCCCGCCGGCGCTTCCAGTCGGTAGCGTATTGTCCTGCCGATGTCCGCTTGATGTCGCCAGTGCGACGGCCACCGGCTGCCAGGCCTGGCGCAGGCGCGGCAAGGACCACGCTGCGTTGGCCGGACTGGTGGACGGCAGTGCCAGCACCTTGGCAGACGTGGCCAGCTGCGGCTGCACCCAGCGCTGGAAGGCCTGCATGGCCGCGCCACCGTTGCAGCCGATCAGCTGCAGGTCAGGCAGTGCGGCGATCAGTGCCGGAAGTGCATTGGCTACTTCCGTGCCACGCACGATGTCCGCATCCAGGCTTCCGCGTCGTTCGCAGCGGCCGATCACATCCCACAGGCCGACACCATTGGCTG
This region includes:
- the aceF gene encoding dihydrolipoyllysine-residue acetyltransferase yields the protein MAEIKEARVPDIGDYSDIPVIEVLVAVGDTVKKDQGLVTLESDKATMEVPSSVAGVVKEIKVKLGDSLSEGKVVALIEVADGEAAQPAAAAAPAAAPAPAKAAAPAAATQAAPAPAAAAAPAASGGAVEALVPDIGDYSGIPVIEVLVAVGDTVKKDQGLVTLESDKATMEVPSSVAGVVKEIKVKVGDNLSQGNVVAIIEAEGAAAPAPGKAAAAAAPAAAETATKVEPVAVPAQPDKLAAREIASAPSAGAPTSPPVQFNADGVLPAKVPYASPVVRVFARELGVDLLQVSGSEKGGRITKADVQKFVKAALSGGAPAAAGGTVAAGGGLNLLPWPKVDFSKFGDVEVQPLSRIKKISGANLARNWAMIPHVTQFEQADITDLEGLRVALNKENEKAGIKLTMLAFLIKASAAALKKFPEFNASLDASGENLTLKKYFNIGFAADTPNGLVVPVIRDVDKKGVVQIAQETGELAKKARDGKLGPADMSGGCFSISSLGGIGGTAFTPIVNAPEVAILGVSKSSIQPVWNGKEFAPKLMLPLSLSYDHRVIDGALAARFTTYLSQVLADMRRVLL
- a CDS encoding DNA-deoxyinosine glycosylase is translated as MSAATLCIGLPAQVNADCRVLLLGSMPGIASLQAQHYYAHPRNRFWPLLGDLCGFDPAMPYAQRLQALAANGVGLWDVIGRCERRGSLDADIVRGTEVANALPALIAALPDLQLIGCNGGAAMQAFQRWVQPQLATSAKVLALPSTSPANAAWSLPRLRQAWQPVAVALATSSGHRQDNTLPTGSAGGP